A single Nostoc sp. PCC 7107 DNA region contains:
- the phoU gene encoding phosphate signaling complex protein PhoU, producing the protein MEAVVYNPNPDSSQLARAIRRLERDVLRMGALVEQSFRLSHQALFARNLTAAEELPKLDKKIDRFYRQIESDCTAIMTQAPTAQDLRCLSAFMQLVRDLERIGDYAKDLAKIAIKLFPYEPHTSLPEIEIMSHHAQAMLATSLVALADLDEAGGRGIKHLDDAVDNAYARLYQTLAQQRDIPGVVEPIILLALAIRCLERMADHATNIGQRVAYIVTGQRT; encoded by the coding sequence GTGGAAGCTGTCGTTTATAATCCCAACCCTGACAGTTCTCAGTTAGCACGCGCTATCAGGCGCTTAGAACGAGATGTTTTACGTATGGGAGCTTTGGTAGAACAATCATTTCGCCTAAGCCACCAAGCGTTATTTGCTCGTAACCTAACAGCTGCTGAAGAACTCCCCAAATTAGATAAAAAAATTGACCGTTTTTATAGACAAATAGAATCAGACTGTACAGCAATTATGACCCAAGCACCAACAGCCCAAGATTTGCGCTGTTTAAGTGCTTTCATGCAATTAGTCCGAGATTTAGAACGTATAGGTGATTATGCGAAAGATTTAGCTAAAATTGCGATAAAACTCTTTCCTTATGAGCCTCATACATCTTTGCCAGAAATTGAAATCATGTCACACCACGCCCAGGCAATGTTAGCAACTAGCTTGGTAGCTTTGGCAGATTTAGATGAAGCTGGTGGTAGGGGAATTAAGCATTTAGATGATGCTGTTGATAATGCTTACGCTCGCCTTTATCAAACTTTAGCTCAACAACGAGATATTCCTGGAGTTGTAGAGCCAATTATCCTGCTGGCATTGGCAATTCGTTGTCTGGAACGTATGGCAGATCATGCCACTAATATTGGTCAAAGAGTAGCATATATTGTCACTGGTCAACGCACTTAA